A segment of the Zingiber officinale cultivar Zhangliang chromosome 8B, Zo_v1.1, whole genome shotgun sequence genome:
AAGACTACTTCCGACAAGCATCAATGATTCTACAAATACTGcaataaaaataaattcattTGATGGAGCTACAACATCAGAAGATTGCACTCACAAGGCGAGCATTATCAAGACGCCTTGCTGCTGCCTGATATTCCTTCAATTTTTCTTGCATTGCCTATTGAAATATATGCATAGAGCAATTTTAAAAGATTGAAATATAGTATAAGAAAGCTTATGGATTGCACTTGCATTGAGATAAATGGTAAGTGATTCATAAGAACCAGAAGTTTTATATACAATTTCTTGGGATTGGCATAAGAACAAGAAATGTAAATTGACCATTAAAGACTATTCTTCTAAATATATTGAGATACAGTGCTCAGCACCAATTCACAAGAACTATAATTCAGAAAGATATAATCATAAATAACAAAACAACCCAACTTTATCGGGATCCGCTATATGGATCCTAATACGTGATTGGACTTTatcccctattatatcatcataaataacaaatttcaaaatatttaacaAGAGAAATCTCCATTAGAATGCACATTATAGCAAGTCGCATCCATAATGCAGATGCAGGTATAGCATATTATAACAGAAAGTATATTCTAAAACCATACACCAAGCAAATGAGTCAAAGCGTGAGATGGTGTTGGTTGTGATTTATTACAACAAACAAAGATGCCATAATTATGCTAAACAGAAACTGAGAAATAAATGATCTAAATCTGCAAACAACTTGATCATCTAGATTACATAGGTATTTTGATAAAGGTTTCCTTCCAATTAGCAACAGCCAAGTCTTTATAGAACATTTCCTTGAAGTATGCCATTTATGAtataaataataagaaaaaacagaaagaaaacaaaatgattccaattatcAGAACTAGTATAGGCATAACCAAACAAAAATGAAACATATATATTAATTCCACCATATCAAATATTGTGACATAATGGTTAAACATCATTTCCAGAGGATATTGCATTCTTCCCAAAATGCCCACATTTTTCCATCCATAGTGATTTTCCAATAAACACTACAACACTGAAAATATTTTCTGTGAAACAAATGGACCATTAGTTTTTATTCTTCTTCCCTATCCCATGTTATTGGTAGGCGCAGCATCTTTGAGATCGTGAGAGGATGTGAGATTGTGATTCTGATATTGGTAGGAGTAGCTTCTGAGATCACAAGAGGATATACAATTGTGATTCACGAATGACATACAAGAGGATGGGATCATCAAGTGAGGGGTTACATAATTAGTTTAtatctataattttttattaataattgggcaaaaatcaagaggGTGACCcttattttaattatcatttgatGCCCCACGttgaaaaatatcaaaaggaCATTGGTGCCCCATGTTGAAAGAATTTCAAAAGGACATTTGTGCCCCATGTTGAAAAAATATCAAAACAATGCTCCAATCTAATTTTTCATTACCAAAGTAGTCCATTATTGTCATAGCGGTTTTGGCTAAAACTACTCCGAAATTGAACAAATTGCTTCGACATTGGTAAAGTTGTTCTAATATCGATCAAAATTGCTCTAACATTGATTAAAACTGCTTCAATGTTGTCAAAACTACTCCAACACTCGTCACCTTTGCTCTGACGTTGGTCAAAATAGCTTCAATGTTTGTAAAAATTGCTATTAGTCAAAAGTGCTCCATATTGTAAGAGTTTTGGCCAAAAACTATTACAGCAGTGTTAGACAAGTCAAGTTTAAAAGGTAATTTGGGAAGAAAATTTAGGGTGTTGTTTTGATTTTTATTCAACATAAGATGTCCTTTTGACGATACTGAAAATAAGgggtactcttttttttttttttcccccttCATAATTGACATTAAGATGCAATGTTAGCAATAATTTGACAAAATTAcaacttaaaactaaaatagcATCTAGATAAGCAAATGGCATAGACACAACACTCTAATATTTCATATTGGCAAAATGCACAATGGCTAATATATTTGTtatattttaaattgtttataaaaaatttaattttattaactatCTAAtcattatagatttatttttagaaGTAAATCAATTGGAGCACTTTGATAGGTATTGAAGAATGCTAAGTCTCCACAGGATCTGCACTGTAGCTATATAAGTTCGGCCAGAGACCAAAACTCCAAGATGGGGCATAATTTATACCTTGGTTTCAACAATAGAAAAAGGAAAATCTGAACAAATCATGAACATGCAAAAATGAACGATCAAAATAAGAGTTAAAAATCACTGGTACAGCACTAGATAAGAAATAAGGAGATTCAAGTAAGATTTACTGGTTTTGACTAGTCATCAAGACTTTATGTACTGGAAAGGGAAACTCATGAAAAGGTCTCACACTCACCTTGCTATCTGATGTTTCCTCTTGCTCTTTGACTTGCTCAGTGATTGGAGCTTCTTTTGCCAATTCCACTTCATCCCGTTGATAAAgctataaaaaaaaacattgtaGCATGTGAAGGAGGTCTAacagaaaattgatttttttttttttttaatttctctttgCTTATTTTCTTGTTTAGTGCCTTTTGCATGATAATATAAACTAGTATAAGATACATTATAAAAGCAGTAATGACATACTATTACATTAGGAAGAAAAATCAGAGTTAGGAAAAAGAATTATGATGGTACAAGCAGGAATAAAAAAAGCGGTGTATGGCCAGAGACAAGGAACTGCAGAAAGGCAAGATCGTGACACTAGCTAAAATTTCAGTTCATTTTGGtactctttttttaaaaaaaaaaaagaaaaagaaaaggaactaATTGCGTTTCAGTGTAGAGAAACTCCCAAATAAACATTTTGCTTTAGTTCCTGCCACTCAAAACTCAGGCAAAATGATAATacaatttaaattattttcattcAAAGAAACCACATTTAgttaaaaaaacaattttaattaTTCAAACCCAATTGAACCAAAATGTTCAGTTATTTTCCTGGTTTGGTTTGAATAGACAGTTTGGTTTGGTTCCTGAAATTTTTACTTAAACATTTTGCACTATCAAGTTTCTGCCGGCTCTTAATATGATATATCAGGCCACCCATTTCAAAAAGTGAGAGGTCTCACTGGCTTCACCATCTACGATGTTAAAAGAGATTTAAATATACTTCGAAATCAACATTAGCAATTCCGTTTGTCCTAGGCAACGTTACCTGTAAGGAAGATGTTGTTATGGTATTTTTAGACAAATTTATTGGTATAGTTAGGTTTTCTTACATTAATTGACCCATCATCATGCTTATGTTGCAACCAAAGGGAATTGATATTGTACCTTAAACTCCTATATAGTCAAAGGATATTCAATCCGAGAACATAGAAGAGAAAGACGAGGAGCAGACCTTGCGTTGCTCCCGCATGAGGAAAGCGTACTTCTCTATGTTTGGGACAGCGAGCAGCTTAGGCATCAGCTGGTTGCGGAAATGCCCTGGCGCCACCTTCACCGTATCCCCAGCTTTCCCCAACTTGTTGATCGTCTGATGGACACAGACAAAAACACACTATCGGATTGAGCCATATCAGTTGAATTAGGGAGAAGGATGTAAAGGTGATAGCCATACCGTGGTGAGGATCACCTCAAGCTTTCTGTGCCTAACACCTTGGGCAGAAAACAAGAATGGGTCGGTAATATTAGCCAAGGACGATGACTGCGAGCCAAGGAGGTGGCGAAACACAGCAGCTCCACAACAACGAGCGGGCGACATGTTGACCtgaaacaaacaaataaattgaGATACTAATCAATGAGAAAATAAATTGAGATGTTATTGATATATTTAAAGGCAAACAATagattttctaagtaaaagagtTAAAACAATTAGAGTGGCTGATGTAAGAGAAAAAACTAAGGAAATACTAATCAATGTAATAAAACATATTTTAATGGAGTTAAATTTCACAAGAAATATTATTTCTAATTAAGCTCATC
Coding sequences within it:
- the LOC122013985 gene encoding 50S ribosomal protein L9-like, which gives rise to MSPARCCGAAVFRHLLGSQSSSLANITDPFLFSAQGVRHRKLEVILTTTINKLGKAGDTVKVAPGHFRNQLMPKLLAVPNIEKYAFLMREQRKLYQRDEVELAKEAPITEQVKEQEETSDSKAMQEKLKEYQAAARRLDNARLTLWRYIKVDNEIRTPVTKDDIVAEVARQLAVNIHPDNLHLPSQLSSLGEHEVPLRLPREIPRPEGRLQWTLNIKICRK